The following are encoded in a window of Isachenkonia alkalipeptolytica genomic DNA:
- the gap gene encoding type I glyceraldehyde-3-phosphate dehydrogenase, with amino-acid sequence MKTKIGINGFGRIGKAVLKASLEGDFDVEVVAINSTSGPEKHSHIFQYDSIYGKFPEKVKATENALYIGDKEIKFTAHRDPSEIPWKDLGVEIVVESTGVFLTEELALKHIEAGAKKVILSAPAKGGDVLTMVMGVNEEMFQKDRHQVISNASCTTNCLAPVAKVLEDEFGIEEGMMTTIHAYTNDQNILDLPHKDLRRARAANESIIPTTTGAAKAVTKVIPSLEGKLDGMAMRVPVPVGSVVDLVVQLKEEPSVEEINQAFVKASQGSMKGILGVSDEPLVSIDYKKNELSSIVDTLSTMKVGKNLYKVVSWYDNEWGYSSRILDLAEYVSKQ; translated from the coding sequence ATGAAAACAAAAATTGGAATTAACGGATTTGGAAGAATAGGTAAAGCGGTATTGAAAGCTTCTCTAGAAGGGGATTTCGATGTGGAGGTAGTAGCGATCAATAGTACTAGCGGTCCAGAGAAACATAGCCATATTTTTCAATACGACTCTATTTATGGAAAGTTTCCGGAAAAGGTAAAAGCAACGGAGAATGCGCTTTATATCGGAGATAAAGAAATCAAGTTTACGGCCCACCGAGATCCTTCAGAAATCCCTTGGAAAGATTTAGGGGTAGAGATTGTTGTGGAGTCTACTGGAGTATTTTTGACGGAAGAGTTGGCATTAAAACATATTGAAGCGGGAGCTAAAAAAGTGATTCTTTCTGCACCGGCAAAAGGTGGAGATGTACTAACTATGGTTATGGGAGTCAATGAAGAGATGTTTCAAAAAGACCGGCATCAAGTTATTTCCAATGCTTCTTGTACCACCAATTGTTTAGCTCCTGTAGCGAAGGTATTGGAAGATGAGTTTGGTATTGAAGAGGGAATGATGACGACTATTCATGCCTACACTAATGATCAGAATATTTTAGATCTTCCCCATAAGGATTTACGAAGAGCGAGAGCGGCAAATGAGTCTATTATTCCTACGACTACGGGCGCAGCGAAGGCTGTAACTAAAGTTATACCTTCTCTGGAGGGTAAGCTAGATGGCATGGCCATGAGAGTACCGGTGCCTGTAGGTTCCGTTGTGGATCTTGTGGTTCAACTGAAAGAAGAGCCCAGTGTGGAAGAGATCAATCAGGCTTTTGTAAAGGCGTCCCAGGGTAGTATGAAAGGGATTTTAGGGGTATCTGACGAACCTTTAGTATCCATTGATTATAAAAAGAATGAGCTTTCTTCAATTGTGGATACTTTATCCACGATGAAAGTCGGCAAAAACCTTTATAAAGTGGTTTCTTGGTATGATAATGAATGGGGCTACTCCAGTCGAATTTTAGATTTGGCTGAGTATGTTTCCAAACAATAA
- a CDS encoding quaternary amine ABC transporter ATP-binding protein, which translates to MAHVEIKNLYKIFGPNPKKGLELSKQGMSKDEILEKTGNTIGVKDASMAIEKGETFVVMGLSGSGKSTLIRCLNRLIEPSFGEVYVDDEEITKVDQEKLREIRRTKMGMVFQNFGLFPHRTVCANVEYGLEVQGVDPEKRREKAYEALELVGLKGYEESKPSQLSGGMQQRVGLARALATDPEILLMDEAFSALDPLIRKDMQDELLMLQEKMQKTIIFITHDLDEALKIGDRIAVMKDGEVVQIGTPEGILTEPANDYVRDFVENVDRSKVIKAESIMRKADAVVDTKDGPKSAVRKMKNENISSIFVVDKARKLKGIVDIEDAMKLSDKGEKSIESIIHANYPTAGPDELIIDLLPRATDAKYPIAVVDEDNRFLGIIVRVAVISGIMGEGGNNDV; encoded by the coding sequence ATGGCTCATGTAGAAATTAAAAATCTATATAAAATCTTTGGGCCGAATCCAAAGAAAGGTTTGGAATTGTCAAAGCAAGGAATGTCTAAAGATGAAATTTTAGAAAAAACCGGAAACACCATCGGGGTGAAAGACGCATCCATGGCTATTGAAAAGGGAGAGACCTTTGTGGTTATGGGACTGTCGGGAAGTGGAAAATCTACATTGATTCGTTGTCTAAACCGCTTGATTGAACCCTCATTTGGGGAAGTGTATGTGGATGATGAAGAAATTACGAAGGTGGACCAGGAAAAACTTCGGGAAATTCGACGAACGAAGATGGGGATGGTTTTTCAGAATTTTGGTTTGTTTCCTCATCGAACCGTTTGTGCTAATGTAGAGTATGGATTAGAAGTACAGGGTGTAGATCCTGAAAAACGAAGGGAAAAAGCCTATGAAGCCCTAGAACTTGTTGGATTGAAAGGGTATGAAGAAAGCAAGCCCAGCCAACTAAGTGGTGGAATGCAGCAGCGGGTAGGATTAGCCAGAGCCTTAGCCACGGATCCTGAGATACTTTTAATGGATGAAGCCTTTTCCGCTTTGGACCCGCTAATTCGAAAGGATATGCAAGATGAACTTTTAATGTTACAGGAAAAAATGCAAAAAACGATTATTTTTATCACCCATGATTTGGATGAAGCCCTAAAAATCGGAGATCGTATCGCGGTTATGAAAGATGGAGAGGTCGTTCAAATTGGCACACCTGAAGGAATATTAACGGAACCTGCCAATGACTACGTACGAGACTTTGTGGAAAATGTGGACCGATCCAAGGTCATTAAAGCCGAGTCCATTATGCGTAAAGCGGATGCAGTAGTAGATACCAAAGACGGACCGAAATCGGCTGTGCGGAAAATGAAAAACGAGAATATTTCAAGTATTTTTGTCGTGGATAAAGCTCGAAAGCTAAAAGGAATTGTAGATATTGAAGATGCCATGAAACTTTCGGACAAAGGAGAAAAATCAATTGAATCAATAATTCACGCTAACTATCCTACTGCCGGACCGGATGAGTTGATTATAGACCTACTGCCACGGGCCACGGATGCTAAATATCCCATAGCTGTTGTGGATGAGGATAATCGTTTCCTCGGTATAATTGTTCGAGTAGCGGTTATTTCCGGTATCATGGGAGAAGGAGGTAATAACGATGTTTAA
- a CDS encoding GTP pyrophosphokinase, translating to MQNIDWEKFLIPYENAVEELKVKFKSIRNELIKMGEYSPIEFVTGRVKKISSILEKSKRLEVDMENIDKEIEDIAGIRIMCQFVEDIYTVVDYISERDGKDLKVVGVKDYITNYKDSGYRSYHVIIEYPIQTAFGNKNILAEIQIRTLAMNFWATIEHSLKYKYKRQIPDPIQLRLKNAADAAFQLDQEMSQIRHEIRQAQKMFEIRSSTVSNILSNIDRLESAGLFKEADKFQERFNKLWDKVEMAGLKELSKEIDEFMAKYQAYD from the coding sequence ATGCAAAATATAGATTGGGAGAAGTTTTTAATTCCCTATGAGAACGCTGTGGAAGAATTAAAAGTTAAATTTAAAAGTATTCGAAACGAACTGATCAAAATGGGAGAATACTCTCCCATAGAATTTGTGACTGGTCGAGTAAAAAAAATCTCGAGTATTTTAGAGAAATCCAAGCGCTTGGAAGTGGATATGGAGAATATCGATAAAGAAATTGAAGATATTGCAGGAATTCGGATTATGTGTCAATTCGTGGAAGATATTTACACGGTTGTGGATTATATCAGTGAGAGAGATGGAAAAGACTTGAAAGTAGTAGGGGTAAAGGATTACATTACCAACTATAAAGACAGCGGTTACCGAAGCTATCATGTAATTATTGAATACCCGATTCAGACTGCATTCGGAAATAAAAATATTTTAGCGGAAATCCAAATAAGAACCTTAGCTATGAACTTTTGGGCAACCATTGAACATAGTTTAAAGTACAAGTATAAAAGACAAATCCCGGACCCGATTCAACTAAGATTAAAAAATGCTGCGGATGCAGCCTTTCAATTAGACCAAGAAATGTCACAAATCCGCCATGAAATCCGACAGGCCCAAAAAATGTTCGAAATTCGTTCAAGTACGGTCTCAAATATTCTAAGTAATATTGATCGATTAGAGTCAGCGGGGTTGTTTAAAGAAGCAGATAAATTCCAAGAACGATTCAATAAATTATGGGATAAGGTGGAAATGGCAGGCCTAAAGGAACTATCGAAGGAAATCGATGAGTTTATGGCCAAGTACCAAGCCTATGATTAA
- a CDS encoding ABC transporter permease — MFNFPIGDLFDSLVRFLRDNLGPVFDGISWLLDSLISAFEFVIGFAPAIVTIVILALLAWKAAGKGIGVFTLVGLILIDAMGLWMNAVETLSLVLVSAIIALIIGIPLGIIASRSHKADNLIRPVLDFMQTMPAFVYLIPAVFFFGLGKVPGAVATIIFSMPPVVRLTNLGIRQVPVNVEEAGRSFGSTPKQMLFKIQLPIALPTILAGINQTIMLALSMVVISAMIGAQGLGSPVYSGIQNLRIGQGFEGGLAVVILAMILDRVTQALGDSSSNK, encoded by the coding sequence ATGTTTAATTTTCCAATAGGAGATTTATTTGACAGCCTTGTACGATTTTTAAGGGACAATCTGGGTCCGGTGTTTGACGGAATCAGTTGGTTGCTGGACAGTCTAATTAGTGCCTTTGAGTTCGTAATCGGATTTGCTCCGGCCATCGTTACTATTGTGATTCTTGCTCTGCTTGCTTGGAAAGCCGCAGGAAAGGGAATAGGGGTATTCACTTTGGTAGGTCTTATATTGATTGATGCCATGGGGCTTTGGATGAATGCCGTGGAGACCTTGTCTTTGGTATTGGTATCTGCCATAATTGCGTTAATTATTGGAATTCCCTTGGGAATTATAGCTTCCAGGAGTCACAAAGCGGATAATCTTATTCGACCGGTTCTGGATTTTATGCAGACCATGCCGGCCTTTGTATATTTGATTCCGGCAGTGTTCTTCTTTGGACTGGGGAAAGTTCCGGGAGCGGTGGCAACAATTATTTTCTCCATGCCCCCGGTCGTAAGATTGACCAATCTTGGAATTCGTCAAGTGCCCGTGAATGTGGAAGAAGCGGGAAGATCTTTCGGATCCACACCAAAGCAAATGCTATTTAAAATCCAACTACCGATCGCTCTTCCGACGATTCTAGCAGGTATTAACCAAACGATAATGCTTGCACTATCCATGGTAGTTATTTCTGCAATGATCGGAGCGCAAGGTTTAGGAAGCCCTGTATATTCAGGGATTCAAAATTTACGTATTGGACAAGGATTTGAAGGGGGTCTAGCAGTGGTAATTCTCGCAATGATTTTAGACCGAGTTACCCAAGCCCTTGGAGATTCCAGTTCAAATAAATAA
- a CDS encoding universal stress protein, which produces MPRKDILVCVTRQKTCERLIKEGARLISGEEKLYVVNVSPGGWSLLGQQYKGVDQAAEALEYLFEISKNYEAHMTVLRSEDVVEALVDFLNKKEISTVILGGSKEEDHASAMAKKIKRKVGYDLEVRILPTEDEE; this is translated from the coding sequence GTGCCAAGAAAAGATATACTTGTATGTGTTACCAGACAAAAAACCTGTGAACGTTTGATAAAAGAAGGAGCCCGACTCATCAGCGGTGAGGAAAAGTTGTATGTGGTCAATGTATCCCCGGGTGGGTGGAGTCTTTTGGGTCAACAATATAAAGGTGTCGATCAAGCAGCAGAAGCCTTAGAGTACCTCTTTGAAATCTCTAAAAACTACGAAGCTCATATGACGGTTCTTCGATCGGAGGACGTTGTGGAAGCCTTAGTAGACTTTTTAAATAAAAAGGAAATTTCTACAGTGATTCTGGGAGGCTCTAAGGAAGAGGATCATGCAAGTGCCATGGCAAAAAAAATCAAAAGAAAAGTCGGCTATGACTTAGAAGTGCGTATACTACCCACCGAGGATGAAGAATAA
- a CDS encoding glycine betaine ABC transporter substrate-binding protein produces MKKKITIITLVAVLALSMFAFTACDEEDGAEQVQLGYVNWAEGVAMNYLAHAILEDEMGYEVESTVADVGPIFSSIAEGDYDAFVDAWLPVTHEEYMENFGDDVEDLGYNFEGARIGLVVPTYVDIDSIEEMNDVADNFDGDIIGIGPGAGIMTATGNAIDEYGLDFSLVESSGPVMAATLSEAIEDEEWVVVTGWEPHWKFAEWDLKFLEDPDGVYGAVENIHSVVRDDLRDEMPEVVEFLENFYLDSDQLGDLMGAMEEHQEDMDELEIARDWMEDNRDLIESWLP; encoded by the coding sequence ATGAAGAAAAAAATTACTATTATTACTTTAGTTGCTGTTTTAGCTTTGTCCATGTTTGCTTTTACCGCATGCGATGAAGAAGACGGTGCAGAACAAGTTCAGCTTGGTTATGTTAACTGGGCGGAAGGTGTGGCAATGAACTACTTGGCCCATGCAATTTTAGAAGATGAAATGGGTTATGAGGTGGAGTCTACAGTAGCCGATGTAGGGCCAATCTTCTCTTCCATAGCCGAAGGCGATTATGATGCTTTTGTGGATGCCTGGTTACCGGTTACTCACGAAGAGTATATGGAGAATTTTGGCGATGATGTAGAAGACCTCGGTTATAATTTTGAGGGCGCACGAATCGGTTTAGTTGTTCCTACGTATGTAGATATTGACAGTATCGAAGAAATGAACGATGTAGCTGACAATTTTGATGGAGATATCATCGGAATTGGGCCAGGAGCAGGAATTATGACAGCCACGGGAAATGCTATTGATGAGTATGGTTTAGATTTCAGCTTGGTTGAATCCTCCGGACCGGTAATGGCTGCAACCCTAAGTGAAGCTATTGAAGATGAAGAATGGGTAGTTGTAACTGGCTGGGAACCTCATTGGAAGTTTGCCGAGTGGGATCTGAAATTCCTAGAAGATCCTGATGGCGTTTATGGAGCGGTAGAAAACATTCATTCCGTTGTAAGAGATGACTTGCGTGATGAAATGCCGGAAGTTGTGGAATTCCTAGAGAACTTCTATTTAGATAGTGATCAGTTAGGAGATCTTATGGGGGCCATGGAAGAACATCAAGAAGACATGGATGAATTAGAGATTGCTAGAGACTGGATGGAAGATAACCGGGATCTTATTGAAAGCTGGTTACCATAG
- a CDS encoding YciI family protein, whose translation MPYFIAYLETRDEKKDVEVLEEHKAYLQKYLNEGKIFAKGPFLDHTGGLIIYKTDTEEEALEIAKNDPVIREGSRKMIFKAWKSTLSE comes from the coding sequence ATGCCCTATTTTATCGCATATCTCGAAACCCGGGATGAAAAAAAAGATGTAGAAGTTCTAGAGGAGCACAAAGCATATCTACAAAAGTATTTAAATGAGGGGAAAATTTTTGCAAAAGGACCTTTTTTAGATCATACCGGAGGACTGATCATTTACAAAACCGATACCGAAGAAGAGGCTCTGGAAATTGCTAAGAATGATCCGGTAATACGAGAGGGTTCCCGAAAAATGATATTTAAAGCATGGAAAAGCACCTTATCAGAGTAA
- a CDS encoding AAA family ATPase, which yields MNEIILGEQGSGKTKKLVAMANEALETSKGHNIFIDFDNSNMFQVDYRIRFIGIRDYQIQSEEEFIGFISGVVASNYDIERVFIDNLYRITGKNTDELEKLFDKMMDLELKYNVSFVVAINGTKETLPEFLNPFKTQEIK from the coding sequence ATGAATGAAATAATTTTAGGAGAGCAGGGCAGTGGTAAAACAAAGAAACTGGTGGCCATGGCAAACGAAGCCTTGGAGACGAGTAAAGGGCACAATATTTTCATCGATTTTGATAACAGCAATATGTTTCAGGTAGATTACCGAATTCGTTTTATTGGTATCAGGGATTATCAAATCCAGTCGGAGGAAGAGTTTATCGGTTTTATTAGTGGTGTGGTGGCTTCAAATTACGATATTGAGCGGGTTTTTATTGACAATTTATACCGGATCACCGGCAAAAACACCGATGAACTGGAAAAGCTTTTTGATAAAATGATGGATTTAGAACTGAAATACAATGTCAGCTTTGTAGTGGCAATTAACGGGACGAAGGAAACCCTTCCTGAATTCCTAAACCCTTTTAAAACTCAAGAAATCAAATAA
- a CDS encoding aldehyde dehydrogenase family protein produces the protein MDTLQAINPSTGEIVGEYQRSNPVEVKKVVEDSQRSFENWKQVSIKKRMTYLKKIRKNIMDHLDEYANIISKDTGKVLTESLMSDILPTLEFLRYYEKNTEDFLKPKNRDTPLTFQGGESYITYKPLGVIGIISPWNFPFQLSMVPIITALAAGNTVVIKPSNVTPTIGALIDRIMIESGLPQGVVQVVQGGREVGAALIEAKPNKIFFTGSVATGKKIMEQASKHLIPVELELGGKDPMLVLKDANIDRAVEGALYGGFVNSGQVCISVERLYLQEEIAEEFMEKLKIRVKQLNIGSSKEDDIGAMTSVDQIVHVQKQIEDAVKMGAILETPVKIEKNFFYPVVLTGVNHEMEIMQEETFGPVLPIMTFKTQEEGVALANDSQYGLNASIWTKDRKNGEKIAGELITGNVMINDVVRNVVNPDLPFGGVKDSGIGKYHGPEGLYSFSLETSVMVNKGKDDREINWFPYSEKKYRGLTELLKSLNTDKNLLKKGGELLRVSKKLKKMD, from the coding sequence ATGGATACGTTACAAGCAATTAATCCGTCAACAGGAGAGATCGTCGGTGAATATCAGCGAAGTAATCCTGTTGAAGTCAAAAAAGTAGTGGAAGATAGTCAAAGAAGTTTTGAAAATTGGAAACAAGTTTCAATAAAAAAGCGGATGACGTACTTAAAAAAAATACGCAAGAATATTATGGACCACTTGGATGAGTATGCAAACATCATTTCGAAGGATACGGGGAAGGTGTTAACGGAGTCTTTAATGAGTGATATTTTGCCCACTTTAGAATTTCTCCGTTATTATGAAAAAAACACGGAGGACTTTTTAAAACCGAAAAACCGGGACACGCCTCTGACCTTTCAGGGGGGGGAGTCTTATATTACTTACAAACCTTTGGGGGTGATAGGTATTATTTCTCCCTGGAATTTTCCCTTTCAACTATCTATGGTACCAATCATCACAGCCCTTGCTGCAGGTAATACAGTGGTGATTAAACCTTCCAACGTCACACCAACCATCGGTGCACTGATCGACCGTATTATGATTGAATCCGGTCTTCCTCAAGGGGTGGTGCAGGTTGTACAGGGAGGACGGGAAGTAGGGGCAGCTTTAATTGAAGCAAAACCGAATAAAATATTTTTCACCGGCAGTGTAGCCACCGGCAAAAAAATTATGGAACAGGCTTCTAAGCATCTCATCCCAGTGGAGTTAGAACTAGGTGGCAAAGACCCTATGTTGGTTTTGAAAGATGCCAATATTGATCGAGCAGTAGAGGGGGCCTTGTACGGTGGCTTTGTGAATTCCGGCCAAGTGTGTATTTCTGTGGAGCGACTATACCTTCAGGAAGAAATTGCCGAAGAATTTATGGAAAAACTAAAAATAAGAGTAAAACAACTGAATATCGGTTCTTCAAAAGAGGATGATATCGGTGCCATGACTAGTGTGGATCAAATAGTGCATGTGCAAAAACAAATTGAAGATGCCGTAAAAATGGGCGCAATATTGGAAACCCCAGTAAAAATTGAGAAGAATTTTTTCTATCCTGTGGTCCTTACCGGGGTAAACCATGAGATGGAGATCATGCAAGAAGAAACTTTTGGCCCGGTGCTACCAATCATGACGTTTAAAACCCAAGAGGAAGGGGTGGCACTTGCCAACGACTCCCAATATGGTCTCAATGCCAGCATATGGACGAAGGACAGAAAAAATGGGGAGAAGATAGCTGGGGAACTGATTACAGGCAATGTAATGATCAATGATGTAGTACGTAATGTGGTGAATCCGGACCTTCCATTTGGAGGAGTAAAAGACAGCGGTATAGGAAAATATCATGGTCCTGAAGGTCTTTACAGCTTTTCGTTGGAAACTTCAGTGATGGTAAACAAGGGCAAAGATGACAGGGAAATTAATTGGTTTCCTTATTCTGAAAAGAAGTACCGGGGGTTAACCGAACTGCTGAAAAGTCTTAATACGGATAAAAACCTGCTTAAGAAGGGAGGAGAACTTCTGAGGGTTTCAAAGAAGCTGAAAAAGATGGATTAA
- a CDS encoding TIGR01212 family radical SAM protein (This family includes YhcC from E. coli K-12, an uncharacterized radical SAM protein.), translating to MSVFRKYSTYLQEKYGEKVYKLSINLPLTCPNRNQDNLGGCTFCADVGTGFSSAPSIDIPKQLEERKEIIKKRYKAKKYIAYFQNYTNTYMPLETFQKYILSALVDDVVEIDISTRPDCITDEQLEFLAEVKRNYQVEVTLELGLQTVNYKTLDKIRRGHGLAEFIDGILRIKKFGFEVCVHLILNLPWDDDRDVIENAKILSALKVEQVKLHALYVMDHTQMGEAYKKGEFEICTAEEYQQKVITFLRHLDPEIVVQRLLGRAPRENSLFVNWNQSWWKIRDNIEETMEKNGMEQGDFFHYLGGRAYEQEVEKQK from the coding sequence ATGAGCGTTTTTCGAAAATACTCAACCTATTTACAAGAAAAATATGGGGAAAAAGTCTATAAACTATCAATTAATTTACCCCTGACCTGCCCGAATCGAAATCAGGATAATCTCGGAGGGTGCACCTTCTGTGCCGATGTGGGCACAGGCTTTAGCAGTGCTCCCAGTATTGATATACCCAAACAGTTGGAAGAACGGAAAGAGATTATAAAAAAACGATATAAAGCCAAGAAATACATTGCTTATTTTCAAAATTACACCAATACCTATATGCCCTTAGAAACTTTTCAAAAGTACATTCTAAGTGCTCTTGTGGATGATGTGGTGGAAATCGATATCTCCACTAGACCGGACTGCATTACCGACGAACAACTGGAGTTTTTAGCGGAGGTCAAAAGAAATTACCAAGTTGAAGTCACCTTGGAGTTAGGACTGCAAACCGTGAATTATAAAACCTTGGATAAAATCCGACGGGGACATGGTTTGGCGGAATTCATCGATGGGATTTTACGGATCAAGAAATTCGGGTTTGAAGTTTGTGTTCATCTGATTTTAAATCTTCCCTGGGACGATGATCGGGATGTTATTGAAAATGCTAAGATTCTTTCGGCTTTGAAGGTTGAACAGGTGAAGCTTCATGCCCTTTATGTAATGGACCACACCCAAATGGGAGAAGCCTATAAAAAAGGAGAATTTGAAATATGTACCGCAGAAGAATATCAACAGAAAGTAATTACCTTTCTTCGGCATCTGGACCCGGAGATTGTGGTCCAACGACTTTTGGGAAGAGCTCCCAGGGAAAATTCCTTATTTGTAAACTGGAATCAAAGCTGGTGGAAGATTCGGGACAATATAGAAGAAACCATGGAAAAAAATGGGATGGAACAGGGGGATTTTTTTCATTATTTGGGAGGTAGAGCCTACGAACAAGAAGTGGAAAAACAAAAATAA
- a CDS encoding methyltransferase family protein: MNPYLQWNLSYILFYSITALWLLELILFPSKNKSQDYKEQRSFYMLLLTIVSNVFITLLFTYYRVFQIQESPWNSLQSLGLIFCFGGIVLRYTSRLLPDKSFNRVAPMDKTQVPFRQGPYRVLRHPLYLGLFLLVLGVPTFFKNPVAMSFTVFSMARVLNRRMELKEKNMEMLLGETYRQWKKRRYRFIPFIY, translated from the coding sequence ATGAATCCCTATCTGCAATGGAACCTATCTTATATACTTTTTTATTCAATTACGGCACTTTGGCTTCTAGAGTTGATTCTTTTCCCCTCTAAAAACAAGAGTCAGGATTACAAAGAACAGCGATCATTTTATATGCTTTTGTTAACCATTGTATCAAATGTTTTCATCACTTTATTATTCACTTATTACAGAGTCTTTCAAATTCAAGAATCTCCATGGAATTCTTTGCAGTCTTTAGGTCTGATTTTTTGTTTTGGAGGCATTGTCCTTCGCTATACCTCAAGACTCCTGCCAGATAAGTCTTTCAATCGGGTTGCTCCTATGGATAAAACCCAGGTACCGTTCAGACAGGGTCCCTATCGAGTTCTAAGACACCCTTTATATTTAGGACTTTTTCTTTTGGTTCTAGGTGTACCTACTTTTTTCAAAAATCCGGTAGCGATGTCTTTTACGGTTTTCTCCATGGCTCGGGTGCTTAATCGACGGATGGAATTGAAGGAAAAAAATATGGAAATGCTTCTTGGTGAAACCTACCGGCAATGGAAAAAACGTCGTTACCGTTTTATTCCATTCATTTATTAG
- a CDS encoding metallophosphoesterase — MSIYAIGDLHLSGDGSKPMDIFGDQWADHKKKIEENWLKKVKVSDGVLIPGDISWAMKFAEAEMDLMWLDQLPGQKFIIRGNHDFWWSSIKKMNRRFKNLFFVQNNCFTYEDAIITGTRGWISPNDRSFTEQDQKIYFREIQRLKRSLFEAAKEKKDGNQKVIVMLHYPPTNELKETTGFIEVLEDFEVDYVVYGHLHGTESFDASHKGEYNGIKYVLASSDYLNFNPVLIIE; from the coding sequence ATGAGTATATATGCGATTGGAGATCTTCATTTAAGTGGAGACGGATCCAAACCTATGGATATTTTTGGTGATCAATGGGCCGACCATAAAAAGAAAATAGAAGAAAATTGGTTAAAAAAAGTCAAGGTAAGTGATGGTGTATTGATCCCGGGGGATATTTCATGGGCCATGAAATTTGCCGAGGCGGAGATGGATTTAATGTGGCTTGATCAACTTCCGGGACAAAAATTCATTATCCGGGGAAACCATGATTTTTGGTGGAGTTCTATTAAAAAAATGAATCGTAGATTCAAGAATTTATTTTTTGTTCAAAACAACTGCTTTACATATGAAGATGCGATCATCACCGGTACCCGGGGGTGGATTTCTCCTAATGACCGCTCTTTTACGGAACAGGATCAAAAAATATATTTCCGTGAAATCCAGCGTTTGAAAAGGTCTTTGTTTGAAGCCGCAAAGGAAAAGAAGGATGGAAACCAAAAGGTAATAGTTATGCTGCATTATCCTCCGACAAATGAATTGAAGGAAACTACAGGGTTTATTGAAGTACTGGAGGACTTCGAAGTAGACTATGTAGTGTATGGACACTTGCATGGGACGGAATCTTTTGATGCTTCTCATAAAGGAGAGTATAATGGGATAAAATATGTTTTAGCATCCAGCGATTATTTGAATTTTAACCCGGTATTAATAATAGAATAA